In Spirosoma pollinicola, the genomic window GCGATATTGACACGCTGCTGCTGGACAAAACCGGAACGATCACTATTGGTAACCGGAAGGCAACGAACTTCTATCCGGCTCCGGGCATCTCTGAAGAAGATATGATTCGGGCGTCAGCCCTGAGTTCACTCGCCGACGAAACGCCAGAGGGGAAATCCATCGTTGAACTGGCCGGGCCGAAAGTAACTTCGCGGTTATCGACCGAAGGATCAACGATGATCAAGTTCACGGCTGAAACGCGCTCTTCGGGGATTGATATGCCCGGCGGCATCAATGGGTCGCAGATACGCATTCGGAAAGGAGCGACGGATTCCATTCGGAACATCGTCACGAAAGCGGGCAATCTATTTCCAGTAGAAACGGAAAATCAGGCGAAAAAAATTGCGGGTAACGGTGGTACGCCCCTGGTTGTGATTGAAAACGAGCAGGTACGGGGTGTTGTCGAATTGCAGGATATTATCAAGCCCGGTATCTCGGAACGTTTCGACCGACTTCGGAAAATGGGTGTCAAAACCGTGATGGTTACCGGCGATAATCCCCTGACTGCCAAGTTTATCGCCGAAAAAGCCGGGGTGGATGATTACATCGCTGAAGCCAAGCCGGAAGATAAGATGAACTACATCCGACACGAGCAAAACGGCGGTAAACTGGTAGCCATGATGGGCGATGGGACCAACGACGCCCCCGCACTGGCCCAGGCCGATGTAGGTGTTGCCATGAACTCCGGTACACAGGCCGCCAAAGAAGCGGGCAACATGGTCGACCTCGACAATGACCCGACCAAGCTGATCGAAGTGGTTGAAATTGGCAAACAGTTGCTCATCACACGCGGCACGCTAACGACCTTTTCGATTGCCAACGACGTCGCCAAATATTTCGCTATCGTGCCAGCATTGTTCGTCGTGTCGATTCCTGCCTTGCAGGCTATTAACATTATGAAACTACACAGTTCGGAATCGGCGATTCTGTCGGCGGTGATTTTCAACGCCATCATCATCCCAATGCTGATCCCGCTGGCCCTGCGTGGGGTTGAATACAAGCCCATTGGCGCGTCGGCACTGCTCCGTCGGAACCTGTTTATTTACGGTTTGGGTGGTGTTGTAGCTCCTTTTATTGGTATCAAATTGATTGATCTGGTGGTGGGGTTATTTGTGTAGCGCCGGGCGTCCCGCCCGGTAAGGACTGACCTTAATAGCAACGTCGAAGCCATCCATACTTGAATTAATTGGATGGGATAAAAAACAAACTTTTATCATAAACAGCCGGGCGGGACGCCCGGTACTACAATGAAAAATCACATCTCACCAGCCATTCGGCTTACGCTTGTTCTGCTGGTTGTTCTCTCCATTATTTATCCGCTCGTTATCGCCGGTGTTGCCAGGTTAGCGCCGGGAGAAGGGAAAGGCGAAACAGTTAATGTTAACGGTAAAGTCGTTGGCTATGCGCTGGTCGGTCAGAAGTTTACCGAAGATCGGTATTTTGACAGTCGCCCGTCGGCGGTAGAGTACAATGCTGCGGGATCGGCCGGGTCGAACAAAGGGCCTTCCAATCCTGATTATCTGAAAGTGGTTCAGGCGCGTATCGACACGTTTATGGTGCATAATCCGGGCGTGAAAAAAGCCGATATTCCGGCTGAACTGGTTACGGCATCCGGCTCGGGATTAGACCCTGATTTGTCGCCCGCAGCGGCTAAAATTCAGGTGGCGCGTATTGCCAGCGTTCGGGGTATCAGCGCCGAAATGCTGAATCAACTTGTAGACGAACACACAAAAGGCCCGTTGGTGGGCTTATTTGGCCCATCGACGGTGAACGTTCTGAAGTTGAACGTGGCACTGGACGAATTGAAATGAATTATTGTACCCAACAGCTGGAAACTCTTGGGTACGATATAATTTGAGTACAACAAAACAACCATGAAAAGTAAAGCGTACATTTTTATAACTACAGCCTGTTCGGTGCTGTCTATACCGGTACTGGCACAAACGGTTATGGATTCTACCAGCACTACATCACAGGCGGCACCTCAATCGGGACTGACGTTCTCGGGTTACGTCGAAGCTTATTACACCCACGATTTCACGGCACCGAAAACGAGTCAGGAACGGCCGGGATTTTTATACAACCACAAGCGAAACCGGGAAGTAAATGTAAACCTGGCTTTTGTGAAAGGAGCATATGTCAGCGAGCGCGTCCGGGCGAATCTGGCTATACAGGTGGGGACTTATGGGCAGTATAATTATGCCGCCGAACAGCCCTTGCTAAGAAACGTGTATGAGGCCAACGTGGGCGTGAAATTGAGTAAAACGAAAGACCTGTGGCTTGATGCCGGAATTTTCTCGTCGCACATCGGCTTCGAAAGCGCGATTTCGAAAGATTGCTGGACGTTGACACGGAGCATACTGGCCGAAAATTCACCCTATTATTTATCGGGAGCCAAGCTTACATATAATACGCCTAATGGAAAATGGACATTGCTGGGTTCGGTACTGAACGGCTGGCAGCGGATTGCCAAACTGCCGGGTTATTCCGGGCCGTCAATCAGTACACAGATTCAATATAAGCCGAGTGCCAATCTTGTCCTGAACTGGAGCACATTCATTGGCAGCGACCGCCCCGATTCGTTAAAGCAGGCCCGTTTCTTCAATAATTTCTACGCGATCATTAACCCAAATGGAAAATTCAGTACGATTCTGGGCT contains:
- the kdpB gene encoding potassium-transporting ATPase subunit KdpB — its product is MAKQNSSPSLFQRELVGTAIRESFVKLNPTILIKNPVMFTVEIGTVVMVQVTAYIAVTGDTTQGSLGYNIAITLILLLTILFANFAEAIAEARGKAQAESLRKTRQETPAKVIRPVGNMYTNERSESRTTDVSVQIISSAQLVKGDVFLCETGDIIPSDGEIIEGLATIDESAITGESAPVIREAGGDKSSVTGGTKVLSDHIKVRVTTQPGESFLDKMIALVEGATRQKTPNEIALTILLAGFTLIFIIVCVALKPFADYANTPITIAALISLFVCLIPTTIGGLLSAIGIAGMDRALRANVIAKSGRAVETAGDIDTLLLDKTGTITIGNRKATNFYPAPGISEEDMIRASALSSLADETPEGKSIVELAGPKVTSRLSTEGSTMIKFTAETRSSGIDMPGGINGSQIRIRKGATDSIRNIVTKAGNLFPVETENQAKKIAGNGGTPLVVIENEQVRGVVELQDIIKPGISERFDRLRKMGVKTVMVTGDNPLTAKFIAEKAGVDDYIAEAKPEDKMNYIRHEQNGGKLVAMMGDGTNDAPALAQADVGVAMNSGTQAAKEAGNMVDLDNDPTKLIEVVEIGKQLLITRGTLTTFSIANDVAKYFAIVPALFVVSIPALQAINIMKLHSSESAILSAVIFNAIIIPMLIPLALRGVEYKPIGASALLRRNLFIYGLGGVVAPFIGIKLIDLVVGLFV
- a CDS encoding K(+)-transporting ATPase subunit C, giving the protein MKNHISPAIRLTLVLLVVLSIIYPLVIAGVARLAPGEGKGETVNVNGKVVGYALVGQKFTEDRYFDSRPSAVEYNAAGSAGSNKGPSNPDYLKVVQARIDTFMVHNPGVKKADIPAELVTASGSGLDPDLSPAAAKIQVARIASVRGISAEMLNQLVDEHTKGPLVGLFGPSTVNVLKLNVALDELK
- a CDS encoding porin — encoded protein: MKSKAYIFITTACSVLSIPVLAQTVMDSTSTTSQAAPQSGLTFSGYVEAYYTHDFTAPKTSQERPGFLYNHKRNREVNVNLAFVKGAYVSERVRANLAIQVGTYGQYNYAAEQPLLRNVYEANVGVKLSKTKDLWLDAGIFSSHIGFESAISKDCWTLTRSILAENSPYYLSGAKLTYNTPNGKWTLLGSVLNGWQRIAKLPGYSGPSISTQIQYKPSANLVLNWSTFIGSDRPDSLKQARFFNNFYAIINPNGKFSTILGFDIGSDRKPVGADGRRVGSGSYMWYSPVAIVRYSVSDAVKLAGRVEYYDDKSGVIIATGTPDGFKTWGYSLNFDYFILPNAVFRIEGKVYDSRDAIFESKTNPSKTNTSLTTSLAVSF